The stretch of DNA CGGTCGCGATGCTTTCGCCGGGCACCGCGCGGCGGCTCGGGCTCGGGCCGCGGCAGCAGGTCGAGGTCCGCGGTGACCGCGGCGCGATCTCGCTGGAAGCCGAGGTGACCGAGATGCCGGACGACGTGGTCTGGCTGCCGTCGGAATCCGGGCCGTCGAAGGTGAACCGGGCGCTCGGCGTCGGGCACGGCGCCGCGGTCGCGCTCGCGCCCGCCGCCACGTTCCCAGCCGGGGGCGACAGCGTCGCCGGGCACGGCATCAACGGGGCCAACGGGCACACCGGTAACGGGCACACCGGGCAGGCGCCGGCAGGTCCGGACGCCGAGGGGAGCCGGTCATGACCCACACCGCGGAGCTGATCGCCGACGACCCGATCTGGCTGGTCCTGATCAAGGTCGTCGCGATCTTCGCCTTCCTGGTCCTGATGACGCTGCTGACGATCTGGGCCGAGCGCCGCGTGCTCGGGCGGATGCAGCACCGGCCCGGACCGAACCGCGCCGGACCGTTCGGCATCCTGCAGTCGCTGGCCGACGGGCTCAAGCTCGCGTTCAAGGAGGACATCCGCCCGGTGCTGGCGGACAAGTGGGTGTACTTCCTGGCGCCGGTGATCTCCGCGGCGCCCGCGCTGGTGTCGTTCTCGGTGATGCCGATCGGGCCGGAGGTCACGATCTTCGGGGAGCGCACCGCGCTGCAGCTGGTGGAGCTGCCGGTCGGGTTGCTGGTCGTGCTGGCGATGGCCTCCATCGGCGTCTACGGCATCGTGCTCGCCGGGTGGGCGTCCGGTTCGCCGTACCCGCTGCTGGGGTCGTTGCGCTCGGCCGCTCAGGTGATCTCCTACGAGATCGCGATGGGCCTGTCGTTCGTCGCGGTGATCATGTACTCGGGCACGCTGTCCACATCGGGCATCGTCGAGGCGCAGACGAACGGCTGGTTCGCGCTGGTGCTGCCGGTCAGCTTCCTGGTCTACGCGGTGTCCATGGTCGGCGAGACCAACCGCGCCCCGTTCGACCTGCCGGAAGCCGAGTCCGAGCTGGTCGGCGGGTTCCACACCGAGTACTCCTCGCTGAAGTTCGCGCTGTTCTTCCTCGCCGAGTACATCAACATGGTCACCGTCTCGGCGCTGGCCACCACGCTGTTCCTCGGCGGCTGGCACGCGCCGTGGCCGCTGAGCCTGATCGGCGACGGGGTGCTCAACACCGGCTGGTGGCCGGTGCTGTGGTTCCTCGGCAAGACGCTGTTCTTCCTGTTCGTGTTCGTGTGGCTGCGCGGCACGCTGCCGCGGCTGCGCTACGACCAGTTCATGAACCTCGGCTGGAAGCTGCTGGTCCCGGTGAGCCTGGTGTGGATCGTGGTGGTCACCGTGATCCGCGCGCTGCGCAACGAGCAGCTGCTCGCCTCGCCACCGGCACTGATCATCGGCGCGGTCGTGATCGTCGCGCTGGCCGCAGTCGTGTTCCTGCTGCCCGGCCGCGGCGAACCGGAACCGGAGGAGCCCGCGGCGCCGCTGTCCGGCAGCGGCTACCCGGTGCCACCGCTGGACCTGCAAGTGCCCCCGACCCCACCGCGGCGGCGGCAGGTGCCGTCCGGGGCCGAGGACGGCTCGAAGGAGGGAGCGGGCAGTGTTTGATCCGCTGAAAGGTTTCGGCGTCACCTTCTCGACCATGTTCAAGAAGGTCGTCACCGAGGAGTACCCCGAGGTCAAGAAGGTCACCGCGCCCCGGTTCCACGGCCGCCACCAGCTCAACCGGCACCCGGACGGGCTGGAGAAGTGCGTGGGCTGCGAACTGTGCGCCTGGGCCTGCCCGGCCGACGCGATCTTCGTCGAGGGCGGGGACAACACCGACGACGCGCGGTACTCGCCCGGTGAGCGCTTCGGCGCCGATTACCAGATCAACTACCTGCGCTGCATCGGCTGCGGCCTGTGCATCGAGGCGTGCCCGACGCGGTCGCTGACCATGACCAACGAGTACGAGACCGCCGACGACAACCGGCAGAACCTGATCTACACCAAGGAGGACCTGCTCGCGCCGCTGCTGCCCGGCATGGAGCAGCCGCCGCACCCGATGCGGCTCGGCGAGGACGAGCAGGACTACTACGTGCGCGGCCCCGAACTCGCGCGGCAGGCCGGAGTGCCGTCGGGCGAGACCGTCGAGACCGGCCAAGAGGAGGCGCGGCGGTGATGCTCGCGGCAACGGCGGTGCTCGCCCAGCAGCAGGCCGCGGACGTGGTCGGCGCCGGTGAGACCGCGGTGTTCTGGATCCTCGGCCCGCTGTCGCTGGTCGGGGCGCTCGGCATGGTGTTCGCCCGCAACGCCGTGCACTCGGCGCTGTGGCTGGTGCTGACGATGCTCAGCCTCGGGGTGCTCTACATGGCGCAGAGCGCGCAGTTCCTCGGGTTCACCCAGATCATCGTCTACACCGGCGCGATCATGATGCTGTTCCTGTTCGTGCTGATGATGGTCGGGCGGGACTCGTCGGACTCGGTGGTGGAAGTGCTGCGCGGGCAGCGGCTGGCGGCCGCGGTGGCCGGGGTGGGCTTCGCGCTGCTGCTGGTGACCGGGCTGGCGCGGTCGCTGACCGACGTGCCGGTGGCGGCGCCGCTGGACCCGTGGTCGCCGCAGGGCGGCGGCGCGGGCGGGCTCGGTGCGCTGATCTTCACCGACTACCTGTTCCCGTTCGAGCTGACCTCCGCGCTGCTGATCACCGCGGCGATCGGCGCGATGGTGCTGGCCTACGGCGGCAAGGGCCGGGCGGCCAAGATCGGCCAGCGGGAGCGGGCCGACGCCCGGTTCCGCGGTGCGCGGCCGTCGCCGCTACCGGGTCCCGGCGTGTACGCGACCGCCAACTCGGTCGCCACGCCCGCGCTGCTGCCGGACGGCACGGTGGCTCCCGAGTCGCTGTCCGAGATCTTGGACAACCTGCCTGCGGAACGGCTCACCCGCGAACGCGCCGCCGTCGCGGGCCGCACCGAGCAGCCGGACCCGCACGCGCTCACCACGCCCGAACGGCGCGGCAAGCACGAGAAGCCCGAGTCCGCACCGGACACCGCGGAACCCGGGCAGCGCAACGGAACCCGGTCCGGCGACGAGGGCAACGGCAACGGGGACAACGGCAACAACGGGCGGTCCGAGTCCGGGCACGCCGCACCCGAGGAGGTCCGGCAGTGACCCCGACCTACTACCTGTTGCTGTCCGCGCTGCTGTTCAGCATCGGCGCCGTCGGCGTGCTGGTGCGGCGCAACGCGATCGTCGTGTTCATGTGCGTGGAGCTGATGCTCAACGCGGTCAACCTCACGCTGGTGACCTTCGCCCGGATCGAGGGCTCGGTGCACGGGCAGGTGATGGCGTTCTTCGTGATGGTCGTCGCCGCAGCCGAGGTCGTGGTGGGGCTGGCGATCATCATGTCGATCTTCCGCACCCGCCGGTCGGCCTCGGTCGACGACGCGAACCTGCTCAAGTACTGACCGCGCTCATCGAGGGAGACCTGGCGTGACGACGACGTTTCCGGCTGTCGGTCTTGAGCTGGCAGGCCCCGAGCTGGCAGGCCCCGAGCTGGCAGGTCCCGGCTCGGCCGTGCAGGCCGCGCAGGGCGCCATCCAGGGCAACGCCTGGCTGCTGATCGCGCTGCCGCTGCTCGGCGCGGCGGTGCTGCTGCTGGCCGGGCGGCGCGCCAACGGGTGGGGGCACCTGCTCGGCTGCGCCACCATGATCGCGGCCTTCGCCTACGGGGTGCTGCTGTTCACCTCCATCTCCGGTGACGTGGCCCCGGTGCGCGAGCTGCACCTGTTCTCGTGGATCCCGGTGAACGCGCTGCAGGTGGACTTCGGCCTGCGGCTGGATCCGCTGTCGATGGTGTTCGTGCTGCTGATCACCGGAGTGGGCGCGCTGATCCACCTCTACTCGGTCGGCTACATGGCGCACGACCAGCAGGGGCGCGAGGGCCGGGACAACTCCGAGCGGCGGCGGTTCTTCGGCTACCTGAACCTGTTCGTGGCCGCGATGCTGATCCTGGTGCTGGGCAACAGCTTCGTGACGCTCTACCTCGGCTGGGAGGGCGTCGGGCTGGCGTCCTACCTGCTGATCGGGTTCTGGCAGCACCGGCCGTCGGCGGCCGCGGCGGCGACCAAGGCGTTCGTGATGAACCGCGTCGGCGACGTCGGCCTGGCGCTGGCGATCTTCCTGCTGTTCGCGAAGCTCGGCACCACGCAGTACACCGAGGTCTTCGCCCGCGCGGACGAGCTCACGCCGGGCGTGCTGCTGGCGATCACGCTGTTGCTGCTGCTGGGCGCGTGCGGCAAGTCCGGTCAGGTGCCGTTGCAGGCGTGGCTGCCGGACGCGATGGAAGGCCCGACGCCGGTGTCCGCGCTGATCCACGCGGCCACCATGGTCACCGCGGGCGTGTACCTGATCGCGCGCGCCAACCCGCTGTTCACGCTCTCGCCGGACGGGCGGCTGGTGGTCACCGTCATCGGCGCGGTGACGCTGCTGGTCGGGTGCGTGATCGGCTGCGCTTACGACGACATCAAGAAGGTCCTCGCGTACTCCACGGTGAGCCAGATCGGCTACATGATCCTCGCCGTCGGGCTCGGCCCGGCCGGGTACGCGCTCGGGATCATGCACCTGCTCACGCACGGGTTCTTCAAGGCCGGGCTGTTCCTCGGCGCCGGCTCGGTGATGCACGCGATGCGCGACGAGGTCGACATGCGCAAGTTCGGCGGGCTGGCCAAGCACCTGCCGATCACGTTCGCCACCTTCGGGCTCGGCTACCTGGCGCTGATCGGGTTCCCGTTCCTGTCCGGCTACTACTCCAAGGACGCGATCATCGAGGCCGCGTTCGGCCAAGAAGGCTGGCAGGGCTGGGTGTTCGGCGGGGCGGCGCTGCTGGGCGCGGCGCTGACCGCGTTCTACATGACGCGGCTGATGCTGCTGACGTTCTTCGGCGAGAAGCGCTGGGAGAACCTGAAGTCCGCGGACGGTCAGGAATTCCACCCGCACGAATCCCCGCCGATCATGACCGGCCCGATGATCGTGCTGGCGATCGGCTCGATCGGCGCGGGCGCGTTCTTCGCGGTCGGCGACCGGCTCGTCACGTTCCTCGCGCCGTCGCTCGGTGAACTCCAGGAAGCGCACGGCGGGGCGCTGCCGCACTCGGTGATCCCGGTGCTGACCGTCGCGCTCTCGGCCGCGGGCGTGCTGGTGGCCTGGCTGGCCGTCGGGCGCAAGCAGGTGCCGGTCACCCGCCCGCAGCGGGTGTCGCCGGTGGTGCGGGCCGCGCGGGCCGACCTGGGCGGGAACCGGCTCAACGACCTCGTCGCGGTGAAACCGGCGTTCGGGCTCACCCGCGGTCTGGTCGCGTTCGACGACAAGGCCGTCGACGGCGCGGTGAACGGCCTGGCCGGTGCGCTGCAGGGCGGCTCCGGCTGGATGCGGCGCTGGCAGACCGGCTTCGTGCGCTCGTACGCGCTGTCGATGCTCTGCGGCGGCGTGATCCTGATCGCCGCGCTGATGGCGGTGGGGACGCCATGATCGCCGAGCGCCTTCTCGCGGTTCCCTCCGGAGAACTGCCCGTCATCGAGGCATCGAGGGAGGAGACCCGATGACCCTGCTCCTCGCGTTGATCCTGCTACCGCTGGCCGGGGCCGTGGCGGTGGGGCTGCTGCGGCACAACGCACCGGCCGCGAAGTGGACCGCGCTGGCGGTCTCGCTGGCCGAGTTCGCGCTCGCCGCGGGCGCCTGGTTCGCCTACGACCCGGCCGGGCCGCGGCTGCAGCTGGCCTCCTCGGTGGAGTGGATCCCGGCCTTCGACATCCGGCTGTCGTTCGCCGTGGACGGCATCGCGCTGGTGATGGTCGCGGTGATCGCGCTGCTGATGCCGCTGGTGCTCGGCTTCAGCTGGGGCGAGCGGCTGCCCGCGGGCCGCAGCCACGGCGGGTTCTTCGCGCTGCTGCTGGTGGAGCAGGCGCTGACGGTGGCGGTGTTCGCCGCGACCGACGTGTTCCTGTTCTACGTGCTGTTCGAGATCATGCTGATCCCGATGTACTTCCTGATCGGGGGGTACGGCGGCGAGCGCGGCAAGTACGCGGCGGTGAAGTTCTTCCTGTACTCGTTCCTCGGCGGCCTGATCATGCTGGGCTCCGCCATCGGCGCCTACGCCTACGCCGCGCAGGCCACCGGCCAGGGAACGTTCGACTGGGCCGCGCTGGTGCCGATCCTGGCGGACGCGCCGCTGAGCGTGCAGGTGTGGATCTTCCTCGGCTTCTTCACCGCGTTCGCGATCAAGGCGCCGCTGGTGCCGCTGCACACCTGGCTGCCGGACGCGGCGCAGCAGGCGCCGATCGGCGTCGCGGTGATCGTCGTCGGCGTGCTGGACAAGGTCGGCACGTTCGGCTTCCTGCGCTACAGCCTGCCGCTGACGCCGGAGGCCTCTCGGGTGCTGGCGCCGCTGGTGCTGGTGCTGGCGGTGCTCGGGGTGCTGTACGGCTCGCTGCAGGCGTTCGGGCAGACCGATCTCAAGCGGTTCATCGCCTACGTGTCCATCGCGCACTTCGGGTTCATCGCGCTGGGGATCTTCGCCTACACCTCGCAGGCGCAGGTCGGCGCGGTCTCGTACATGATCAACCACAGCATCGCGACCGGCCTGCTGATCCTGGTCATCGGCATGATCATCGCGCGCGGCGGGTCCACCCGGATCGCCGACTACGGCGGCATGTCCAAGGTCACGCCGCTGCTGGCGGGCACGCTGCTGATCGCCGGGCTGAGCACGTTGTCGCTGCCCGGCACGAACTCGTTCATCAGCGAGTTCCTGGTGCTGCTGGGCGCCTTCCCGACCAGGCCCGTCTACACGGTGCTGGCCACGATCGGCATGGTGCTCGCCGCCGTCTACGTGCTGTGGCTCTACCAGCGGATCATGCAAGGCCCGGTGCGCGGCGACGCGCTGGTCGGCACCGCGGGCGGGCCGGGCGCGGTCACGGACCCGAACAAGACCGGCGCGCATCGGGCGCGGGTCACCGACCTCAAACCGCGCGAGATCGCCGTGCTCACTCCGCTGATCGTGCTGGTGCTGGCGCTGGGCTTCTACCCGAAGCCGGTGCTGGAGGTGATCTCGCCCGCGGTCGGGGCGACCATGAGCGATGTCGGCGCGTCCGACCCCGTGACCTCGCAGGGAGGGAACTGAAGTGGGTGCCACTGACCAGGTCGCGGTCCTCGCGCAGCAGCAGATCAAGCCCCCGCCGATCGACTACGCGGCGATCACGCCGGTGCTGATCGTGCTCGGCGCCGCCTGCGTCGGCGTGCTCGTCGAAGCCTTCGTGCCGCGGCGCGGCCGCTGGAGCAGCCAGGTCGCGCTGAGCCTGCTGGCGCTGATCGCCGCCGGGATCGCGCTCGGCGTCTTCGCCGGCGGCAGCAGCACCACCGGCCTGACCACGCTGTCCGACTCGATCGCCGTGGACCCGCCGACGCTGTTCCTGTGGGGCACGCTGCTGGGCCTGGGGCTGGCGGCGATCCTGCTGATCGCGGACCGCTCGGTGGAACCGGGCGGCGCGTTCGTCGCGGAGGCCGCGGCGCCCAAACCAGGGCCCGGCGCCGAGCGCGCTCCCACCGCCGGGATGCGCACCGAGGTGTTCCCGCTCGCCCTGTTCTCGCTGGGCGGGATGATGGTGTTCTGCGCTGCGAACGACCTGCTCACGATGTTCATCGCGCTCGAGGTGCTGAGTCTGCCGCTGTACCTGATGTGCGGGCTGGCCAAGCGGCGCAGGCTGCTGTCGCAGGAAGCCGCGGTGAAGTACTTCCTGCTCGGCGCGTTCGCGTCCGCGTTCTTCCTGTACGGGC from Saccharopolyspora sp. SCSIO 74807 encodes:
- a CDS encoding NADH-quinone oxidoreductase subunit M yields the protein MTLLLALILLPLAGAVAVGLLRHNAPAAKWTALAVSLAEFALAAGAWFAYDPAGPRLQLASSVEWIPAFDIRLSFAVDGIALVMVAVIALLMPLVLGFSWGERLPAGRSHGGFFALLLVEQALTVAVFAATDVFLFYVLFEIMLIPMYFLIGGYGGERGKYAAVKFFLYSFLGGLIMLGSAIGAYAYAAQATGQGTFDWAALVPILADAPLSVQVWIFLGFFTAFAIKAPLVPLHTWLPDAAQQAPIGVAVIVVGVLDKVGTFGFLRYSLPLTPEASRVLAPLVLVLAVLGVLYGSLQAFGQTDLKRFIAYVSIAHFGFIALGIFAYTSQAQVGAVSYMINHSIATGLLILVIGMIIARGGSTRIADYGGMSKVTPLLAGTLLIAGLSTLSLPGTNSFISEFLVLLGAFPTRPVYTVLATIGMVLAAVYVLWLYQRIMQGPVRGDALVGTAGGPGAVTDPNKTGAHRARVTDLKPREIAVLTPLIVLVLALGFYPKPVLEVISPAVGATMSDVGASDPVTSQGGN
- the nuoL gene encoding NADH-quinone oxidoreductase subunit L; this translates as MQGNAWLLIALPLLGAAVLLLAGRRANGWGHLLGCATMIAAFAYGVLLFTSISGDVAPVRELHLFSWIPVNALQVDFGLRLDPLSMVFVLLITGVGALIHLYSVGYMAHDQQGREGRDNSERRRFFGYLNLFVAAMLILVLGNSFVTLYLGWEGVGLASYLLIGFWQHRPSAAAAATKAFVMNRVGDVGLALAIFLLFAKLGTTQYTEVFARADELTPGVLLAITLLLLLGACGKSGQVPLQAWLPDAMEGPTPVSALIHAATMVTAGVYLIARANPLFTLSPDGRLVVTVIGAVTLLVGCVIGCAYDDIKKVLAYSTVSQIGYMILAVGLGPAGYALGIMHLLTHGFFKAGLFLGAGSVMHAMRDEVDMRKFGGLAKHLPITFATFGLGYLALIGFPFLSGYYSKDAIIEAAFGQEGWQGWVFGGAALLGAALTAFYMTRLMLLTFFGEKRWENLKSADGQEFHPHESPPIMTGPMIVLAIGSIGAGAFFAVGDRLVTFLAPSLGELQEAHGGALPHSVIPVLTVALSAAGVLVAWLAVGRKQVPVTRPQRVSPVVRAARADLGGNRLNDLVAVKPAFGLTRGLVAFDDKAVDGAVNGLAGALQGGSGWMRRWQTGFVRSYALSMLCGGVILIAALMAVGTP
- the nuoI gene encoding NADH-quinone oxidoreductase subunit NuoI; this translates as MFDPLKGFGVTFSTMFKKVVTEEYPEVKKVTAPRFHGRHQLNRHPDGLEKCVGCELCAWACPADAIFVEGGDNTDDARYSPGERFGADYQINYLRCIGCGLCIEACPTRSLTMTNEYETADDNRQNLIYTKEDLLAPLLPGMEQPPHPMRLGEDEQDYYVRGPELARQAGVPSGETVETGQEEARR
- a CDS encoding NADH-quinone oxidoreductase subunit J; translation: MLAATAVLAQQQAADVVGAGETAVFWILGPLSLVGALGMVFARNAVHSALWLVLTMLSLGVLYMAQSAQFLGFTQIIVYTGAIMMLFLFVLMMVGRDSSDSVVEVLRGQRLAAAVAGVGFALLLVTGLARSLTDVPVAAPLDPWSPQGGGAGGLGALIFTDYLFPFELTSALLITAAIGAMVLAYGGKGRAAKIGQRERADARFRGARPSPLPGPGVYATANSVATPALLPDGTVAPESLSEILDNLPAERLTRERAAVAGRTEQPDPHALTTPERRGKHEKPESAPDTAEPGQRNGTRSGDEGNGNGDNGNNGRSESGHAAPEEVRQ
- the nuoK gene encoding NADH-quinone oxidoreductase subunit NuoK — its product is MTPTYYLLLSALLFSIGAVGVLVRRNAIVVFMCVELMLNAVNLTLVTFARIEGSVHGQVMAFFVMVVAAAEVVVGLAIIMSIFRTRRSASVDDANLLKY
- the nuoH gene encoding NADH-quinone oxidoreductase subunit NuoH, whose product is MTHTAELIADDPIWLVLIKVVAIFAFLVLMTLLTIWAERRVLGRMQHRPGPNRAGPFGILQSLADGLKLAFKEDIRPVLADKWVYFLAPVISAAPALVSFSVMPIGPEVTIFGERTALQLVELPVGLLVVLAMASIGVYGIVLAGWASGSPYPLLGSLRSAAQVISYEIAMGLSFVAVIMYSGTLSTSGIVEAQTNGWFALVLPVSFLVYAVSMVGETNRAPFDLPEAESELVGGFHTEYSSLKFALFFLAEYINMVTVSALATTLFLGGWHAPWPLSLIGDGVLNTGWWPVLWFLGKTLFFLFVFVWLRGTLPRLRYDQFMNLGWKLLVPVSLVWIVVVTVIRALRNEQLLASPPALIIGAVVIVALAAVVFLLPGRGEPEPEEPAAPLSGSGYPVPPLDLQVPPTPPRRRQVPSGAEDGSKEGAGSV